From one Melioribacteraceae bacterium genomic stretch:
- the nuoD gene encoding NADH dehydrogenase (quinone) subunit D, translated as MNKQIDITNDEKLLNKLLESDPDLTIEDALENEMIINMGPQHPATHGVLRLLLRLDGETVVKCVPELGYLHRGYEKMAENMNYYDYIPHTDRLDYTANLCNNVAYVLAVEKLAGIEVPERATYIRMIINELGRIMGHLVAVGTFALDVGAITAFMWTFREREYIQNIFDLLIGARFTTSYTRFGGVASDASDEALRMIKNFLDRFKDAFDEFERLLNTNRIFVERLDGIGLLPKDRAISLGITGPNLRGSGVEYDIRRAKPYMFYDQTDFKVPVYNEGDCLARYFVRVDEVKESVKIIYQCLDKIKPGKFLANDPKKVLPHKDEIYTKMEELIHDFMLVNFGINPPVGDTYFSVENPKGELGFYFVSNGSGHPWKLKIRSPSFCNIQALPLMCEGQMISDVVAIIGSIDPVMGEADK; from the coding sequence ATGAATAAACAAATCGATATAACGAATGATGAGAAATTGTTGAATAAACTTTTAGAGTCAGATCCTGATTTAACAATTGAAGATGCACTTGAAAACGAAATGATTATTAACATGGGTCCGCAGCATCCCGCAACTCATGGTGTTTTAAGATTATTACTTCGACTTGACGGTGAAACAGTTGTTAAATGCGTGCCGGAACTCGGTTATCTTCATAGAGGATATGAAAAGATGGCCGAGAATATGAATTATTATGACTACATCCCTCACACCGACAGACTTGATTACACAGCAAATCTTTGCAACAACGTTGCATACGTGCTTGCGGTTGAAAAACTTGCCGGAATAGAAGTCCCCGAAAGAGCTACTTATATTCGAATGATAATTAATGAGCTCGGAAGAATAATGGGACATCTAGTTGCTGTTGGAACATTCGCGCTTGATGTCGGAGCAATTACAGCATTTATGTGGACTTTCAGAGAAAGAGAATACATACAAAATATATTTGACTTACTTATTGGCGCCAGATTCACAACTAGTTATACACGTTTCGGAGGCGTTGCTTCGGATGCAAGTGATGAGGCGTTAAGAATGATTAAGAATTTCCTAGATAGATTCAAAGATGCATTCGACGAATTTGAACGATTACTTAATACAAACAGAATTTTTGTTGAACGTCTTGACGGTATAGGTTTATTGCCTAAAGACAGAGCAATCTCTTTGGGAATTACCGGACCGAACTTAAGAGGTTCCGGGGTTGAGTATGATATCCGCCGCGCTAAACCATATATGTTCTACGATCAGACGGACTTTAAAGTACCGGTTTACAATGAAGGCGATTGTTTAGCTAGATATTTTGTTCGTGTTGATGAAGTAAAAGAATCCGTAAAAATTATTTACCAATGTTTGGATAAGATTAAACCGGGGAAATTTTTAGCAAACGATCCTAAAAAAGTTCTACCGCACAAAGATGAAATTTATACAAAGATGGAAGAGCTAATTCATGATTTCATGTTGGTAAATTTTGGAATTAATCCTCCGGTCGGCGATACATATTTCTCGGTTGAAAATCCAAAAGGGGAGCTCGGTTTCTACTTTGTTAGCAACGGAAGCGGGCATCCTTGGAAATTAAAAATTCGATCACCAAGTTTTTGTAACATACAAGCATTACCATTAATGTGTGAAGGTCAAATGATTTCCGATGTTGTTGCAATCATTGGTAGTATTGATCCTGTAATGGGAGAAGCGGATAAGTAA
- a CDS encoding NAD(P)H-dependent oxidoreductase subunit E, translated as MSFNFTDESLKKIEESRKKYPTALAAVMDTLWIAQEQNGYISTEVMQEIANVLGIDNVSVLSAATFYTMYHKKPMGKHHIQVCTNVSCMLRGGYEIWKQIKEKYGIDNLGVTEDGLVSIEEVECMGACGYAPMIAINEDYFENLTKDKVEEILDTLK; from the coding sequence ATGTCATTTAATTTTACAGACGAAAGTCTAAAGAAAATAGAAGAAAGCAGAAAGAAATATCCAACCGCCTTAGCCGCTGTAATGGATACACTCTGGATTGCGCAAGAACAAAATGGTTATATCAGCACTGAAGTTATGCAGGAAATTGCAAATGTACTAGGCATAGATAATGTATCGGTCTTGAGTGCTGCAACATTTTACACAATGTATCATAAAAAACCCATGGGCAAACATCACATACAAGTCTGTACAAATGTATCTTGTATGCTGCGCGGTGGTTATGAAATTTGGAAGCAAATTAAAGAAAAGTACGGCATTGATAATCTTGGTGTTACTGAAGACGGTCTTGTTTCAATTGAGGAAGTTGAATGTATGGGCGCTTGTGGTTATGCTCCTATGATAGCAATCAACGAAGATTATTTTGAAAATTTAACGAAAGATAAAGTTGAAGAAATTTTGGATACACTCAAGTAA
- a CDS encoding NADH-quinone oxidoreductase subunit C, translating to MEFKELIVSKVKEKFGSDIVDITDFRNDLCIEIHPARIVELSNFLKDDPELDFAMCVDVTAIDWAKRKNRFTAVYHLYSLSKNFNIRLKATIEDAKNPSIDSVVSVWESANWYERETWDMYGIHFNNHPDLRRMYMPETFEYHPLRKEFPVMGIPGSLPLPNKNED from the coding sequence ATGGAATTCAAAGAATTAATCGTATCCAAAGTAAAAGAAAAATTTGGGTCGGATATTGTAGATATAACTGATTTCCGAAATGATCTTTGTATAGAGATTCATCCCGCAAGAATTGTTGAACTTTCGAATTTCTTAAAAGATGATCCCGAATTAGATTTTGCAATGTGTGTTGATGTTACTGCAATTGATTGGGCTAAAAGAAAAAATAGATTTACTGCGGTTTATCATCTTTATTCACTAAGTAAAAATTTTAATATAAGGTTAAAAGCAACTATCGAAGATGCAAAAAATCCATCAATTGATTCTGTAGTTTCGGTTTGGGAAAGTGCAAATTGGTATGAAAGAGAAACCTGGGATATGTATGGAATTCATTTTAATAATCATCCTGATTTACGCAGAATGTACATGCCCGAAACATTTGAATATCATCCGTTAAGAAAAGAATTTCCTGTTATGGGAATACCCGGTTCACTTCCACTTCCAAATAAAAACGAAGACTAA